The following proteins come from a genomic window of Xiphophorus couchianus chromosome 19, X_couchianus-1.0, whole genome shotgun sequence:
- the LOC114134660 gene encoding leucine-rich repeat transmembrane protein FLRT2 has product MEILWRLWSKDWTSLVRPWIPILLGLHLQFSRASNCPEECRCDRTFVYCNERSLTSVPLGIGEGYKTIYLHNNQINNAGFPLELHHVASVETVYLYGNQLDEFPVNLPKNVRVLHLQENNIQTISRAALAQLLRLEELHLDDNSISTVGVEDGAFSEALSLKMLFLTKNHLSSVPIGLPDDLKELRLDENRIAVIAEEAFQNVTRLERLLLDGNLLTDEGISPGTFQDLVILRDLSLARNSLTYPPPLLPGEMLVKLNFQENQITKIPVKALADLHRLEKLDLSNNQLQSLVTGVFDGLGSLRQLTVRNNPWLCDCGMHWVVSWLKSLPASLNVRGFMCHKPEKFRGMVIRELSADLVHCTEPASTFGTAMNSTISISTDFPLVTRHVSSSKRPLTTLPTLYTIYTTREDGLRTKQPLQVTFTILNGSDIHVRWLASFPVTAYKVTWARMEPSLTGDTVRERIVGGDHRGIRLTNLEPKSTYRICVIPLDAFNNYRPKDDTLCTEAVTTAAFFSPDNNNRRRFGPEQATQPESGSPLLLAGLIGGAVIVVLVVLLSIFCWHMHKKSRSEWKYNRGRRKDDYCEAGTKTDNSLLEMTETGFQIVSLNNEQLLKGDFRIQPIYSPNGGVSFRDCPPVTTTTMYCKNNVQDHDS; this is encoded by the coding sequence ATGGAGATACTGTGGCGTTTATGGAGTAAGGACTGGACCTCCTTAGTAAGACCATGGATTCCTATACTGTTAGGCCTTCATCTCCAGTTTTCACGAGCCTCTAACTGTCCCGAAGAGTGCCGCTGTGACCGGACCTTTGTTTACTGCAACGAGCGGAGCTTGACCTCAGTGCCTCTGGGAATCGGTGAGGGCTACAAGACCATTTACCTACACAATAATCAGATCAATAATGCCGGCTTTCCGCTGGAGCTACACCATGTGGCCTCTGTGGAAACTGTGTATCTCTATGGTAACCAGCTTGACGAGTTTCCAGTTAACCTGCCAAAAAATGTAAGAGTTCTCCATCTGCAGGAGAACAACATTCAGACCATCTCTCGGGCAGCTCTGGCTCAGCTTCTTCgactggaggagctgcattTGGATGATAACTCCATTTCTACTGTTGGAGTGGAAGATGGGGCATTTAGCGAAGCCTTGAGCCTAAAGATGCTCTTCTTGACCAAAAACCACCTGAGCAGTGTGCCTATTGGTCTCCCAGATGACCTGAAAGAGCTAAGGTTGGATGAGAATCGGATTGCGGTCATTGCAGAGGAAGCATTTCAGAATGTCACCCGGCTGGAACGCCTGCTGTTAGATGGGAACTTGCTAACAGATGAAGGGATCTCACCTGGGACTTTTCAAGACCTGGTCATCCTGAGAGACCTGTCTCTAGCACGAAACTCATTAACTTACCCTCCCCCGCTCCTTCCTGGGGAGATGCTTGTTAAGTTAAACTTTCAGGAAAATCAGATAACCAAGATCCCTGTGAAAGCTTTGGCAGATCTGCACAGGCTAGAGAAGTTAGATCTTTCTAATAACCAGCTGCAGTCACTGGTGACGGGAGTCTTTGATGGGCTTGGGAGTCTCAGGCAGCTCACTGTTCGGAACAACCCGTGGCTCTGTGATTGCGGCATGCATTGGGTGGTGTCATGGCTCAAATCTCTTCCTGCATCGTTGAACGTGCGTGGGTTCATGTGCCATAAACCTGAAAAGTTCCGAGGTATGGTGATCAGAGAGCTGAGCGCTGACCTGGTCCACTGCACAGAGCCTGCTTCTACATTTGGCACTGCTATGAACTCAACCATTTCCATTTCAACAGACTTCCCTTTGGTTACTCGACATGTTTCCTCCTCAAAACGGCCCCTAACCACACTGCCCACCCTCTACACCATCTACACAACCAGGGAGGATGGACTGCGGACTAAGCAGCCTCTACAGGTTACTTTCACAATCTTAAATGGGTCGGATATCCATGTACGCTGGTTGGCTTCTTTTCCAGTCACTGCCTACAAGGTGACCTGGGCCAGGATGGAGCCCAGTCTGACCGGAGACACGGTCAGAGAGAGGATAGTGGGTGGGGATCATCGAGGGATCCGACTGACTAATCTTGAACCCAAGTCCACGTATCGGATCTGCGTTATTCCCTTGGATGCTTTCAATAATTACAGGCCCAAGGATGACACTCTGTGCACCGAGGCTGTGACAACTGCAGCCTTTTTCAGCCCAGATAACAACAACAGAAGACGCTTTGGGCCCGAGCAGGCAACACAGCCAGAGTCTGGCTCGCCACTCCTTCTGGCTGGGCTCATCGGTGGGGCTGTGATTGTGGTGCTGGTGGTCCTGCTCAGTATCTTCTGCTGGCACATGCACAAGAAGAGTCGCTCAGAGTGGAAGTACAACCGGGGACGTAGAAAAGACGATTATTGTGAGGCTGGCACCAAGACAGACAATTCCCTCCTGGAAATGACTGAAACAGGCTTCCAGATAGTGTCGCTCAACAATGAGCAGCTCCTCAAGGGAGATTTCCGCATTCAGCCAATCTACAGCCCTAATGGAGGAGTCAGCTTCAGAGACTGCCCCCCAGTGACCACCACCACAATGTACTGCAAGAATAACGTTCAGGACCACGATTCATGA